The window GACACCGTCGATCACGCGACCGCCCCCCAGTGTGAAGGAAAATGTCTCCCCGTCCCGAGCCAGCGTTGCGGGCGGTGGTGCGCTGACGATGTCGACGTGACGTAAAGTGCCGTCTTCCACCACGTAGGCGCCTTCTAGTGTGGTGTGACCGTCGCGGGCCCAGTAGCGGCACATCCCGAATGCCCGGCCGCCGGGCAATACCGCGCCGGTGATCACATGGCCGCCCCAGTCCCTGAGAGTGTCGGCACCGCGGGGCCCGCGTGAATGATCCCGCCAGCCAACACCGTTGAAGTCGATGGCCACGCCGTCGACAACTACCTGCCCCGTCACGCGGATGAGTTGCTCGTAGTGTTCGCGCGCCCAACTCTGCTCGGCCATCCCTTCGCCGGCGCTGGCGGCGTCCCACACCGGCGTCGCACACTCGACCTCGAGGTCCATGCGCACGTGACTCTTGGGGCCGTCGACGAGCAGGCCGGTGCGCATCTGCTCATAGGACGAGCGGAGGCAGTATCCGTCAAATGTGATACGCCACTTCCGAAATGGTTGCTCGCAATGGAACTCGAGATTCGCGCCCGCGGGTTGACGCTCGGCGACGGTGCGGTGATAGGCCCACATGCTGAGCACACCTTGGTCCTCGGGAAGCGCGATGAGTACCCGGTCTTCCCACATCTCCCACTTATCGGCCACGGTGCCCAAGTGCAACCACATGCCGACGTCGTTTACGGGATCGTAAGGCGTGAACAGGAGGTTCTCAGTCCATGCCGGGATATCGGGACACGCCCGCACGGTGCGCTCGCTGTCCGGGTTCAGCCCGGACGACAACTGCTGGATCGTGCTGCTCAATGGGATGATCCTTTCTATCCGGCCGACGCGGCCAGCACGGCGATCTCGCCGGTTGAGCCGTCGACACGTACGACATCTCCGGTGCGAAGAACCTTGGTTCCGTTGCCAGTCCCGACGACACAGGTGATGCCGAGTTCACGTGCCACGATTGCGCCGTGGCTGGCGGGGCTTCCGATATCAGTGACCAGCGCTCCCGCCAGCGACACCAGCGCCGTCCACCCGGGATCGACGAATTTGCACACCAGCACTTCACCGTCCTCGAGGACGTCGTCGGAATCGGCGTCGAGTACTACCCGCACAGTCCCCTCGACCACGCCGGGTCCCGCGGGCGTGCCGCGTACGGTGGCGTCGCTGCGGTCACCCACGTTGTCTGACCCGGTCGGCCCAACCGGCTCCGGCATACCGATGAAGGTCACCGGAACCTCGAAAGCCCGATACGCTTCGCGCCGTTCCCTTCGGTAGGCAACGAGTTCGCGTGCGTTGCGCGGTAGCGGTCCGAGCAGCTCCTCTGTGGTGAGGTAGAAGGTGTCGTCGGGAGAATCGAGCTTGCCTGCCGCAACCAGGTCCCGGCCGAGTGCGCCTGCGGCCGCTCTGGTTCCGTCCACCGCGGTGAGGAAGCCAGCCTTGGTGAGTTCCACCGACCGCACCTGAAATCCGGTGAAGTGCATCAGCCGGCGTAACAGAGGCCTACGCCACGCAGGCAAGCCGGCCAGCAGTTCTGCCTCCGCCCGCTCTCGGGCGACCACAGCACGCTGCGCCCGCACCCGAGGTCGTTCGGTTTCGGGTCGGCCCGCATGAACCGCGGCGATCCGGACCACCGCCTCGGGATCCTGCCGCCACGAATGCCCTATCACGTTGCCTTCATTGGGACCGTGGAAGCCATGCCGCTCGAGAAAGTCCGCGACCGATAGCTGTCCCTGCCCCAATGACCACACATCGTCGGCGAGCCGGGTCTCGATGACCCCGCCGTACCCGGCAAGCAACGTAGGAACCAGATCCGAGCGGCCGAGCCGGACGCTGATCGACTCCACCTGGGAGCGCAGCATATTCAGAATCATCCGAGTGCGGACATGTACCCGCATGACCGCAGTGAAGCGGGCGATGGAATCGGTCAACAGCGCGCTGGCATCAACCGGAGTGCCCGGCAATACCTGGGCTCGCCACCACTGCATCTGGTCGTCATGTGCACGCTGAGGCGCCCACCGTTGCCGTGTTGCGGCCAGTGGCGCTTTCACCAGTACGAATGGGATGCGGGTGGGATCACTTTTGGTGGGGGCGGCGTCGGCACGCACCGAACCCAGCAGGTCTCGTTCGAAGTCGTCACCGGTGGTTCCGGGAAGCAGCCCGGCCAGCTCACGGGCGCGATCGACATTCATCGCCTGCCTGCCGTAGAAGCACGCCGTTGCCCACTGGTTCGGGTCGTCGGGGACAGCCAGCTCGGACCGGGGCAGCACACCGAAGTCGTAGATGCCTGCGCGAGAAGCGAGTTCGACACCGCCTCCCCACAGTGACCAGCACAGGGGCGACAGGATGTCTGGAGTGGCCTCGCCGACGTTGGTCAGCGTCCACATCCGTTCCGGCTCGCTGCGGCCCCGAATCGGGTCTGTCAGGCCTGCGGAATCACTGTCGTCGGGCATAGTCCTCCTGACCCACTGATGACAGTCTACTGTCATTCTCTGGGTGATTCTGACATGTCGGCTCGACGGGAGTCACGGTTTCCCAGATCCTCCAGTCGACAAGTTGACTGTGACAGTGCACTGCCATAGTGTTCTCGGTCACATGGTTGGTGCCGTGGCCGCCGAGTGCGCCTCCTGGCGATCCTTGAACCGAACCGAAAGGCTGGCAATGAGATTCACCGTCTACCTGCCCAACTGTATGCACGTCGCCGCTGTCACCCAGCCCTGGGAATACGAGCTCGGCGGCCAGGACATCGTCAGCGTCGCTCGACGGGCCGAGGAGCTGGGCTACTCCATGGTCTTTCTGCCCGAACACTTTTTCACCCCCAGGCCGCACGTCGAGTTGTCGGGCAACCACTACTTCGACGCCACCACAGCCCAAGCGTTCATCGCGGGTGCCACGTCGACTATCTCTGTCGGGTCCATGGTGACCATCCTTCCGCTACACAACCCGATCATCGCCGCCAAACAGATTTCGACATTCGATTGGCTCAGTGACGGACGCGCGCAAGTCACGGTCGGCGTCGGCTGGCTGAAGGACGAATTCGACGCGATCGGCGTGCCCTTCAACAAGCGAGGCCGGGTGATGGACGAGTGCCTCGAAGCGATGTTCGAGCTGTGGCACAGCGACTCACCAAGCTATGACGGCGAATTCGTCAAATTCAACGACATCGCCTTCGGGCCGAAGCCGGTTTCGTCTCCCCACCCCACCCTCTGGATGGGTGGAGATGCCGACGCGGTGCTGCGCCGGGCGGCCCGCTTCGGCGACGGATGGGCCCCATGGCTGACCAAGCCCGACGAGTTGCCCGCCAAACTCGACTACCTACGCTCGCAACCCGGATTCGACGACCGGCCGTTCTCGGTGTTCTACAGCCTGGCGGTGCTGTCGATCGGTCAGGAACACGCGATCGTCGACGATCCGAACGCGCAGTTCGGCCAGAGCGCTCAGCAGGTCATCGACAACTGCAACATGCTCGCCGAGCGCGGCGTCACCGATACCTGGGTCAACCCGCCGCCCGTGAAAGACTTCAACGCCTACCTGGACCACATGCAATGGGTGGCCGAAGAGGTCATGCCGAAGGTCGGCTAACTCTGATGTCCGGGAATGTCGAAGTGCCGTTCCCGGACCTGAACTAGCTGAACCGAAACTAGTTGTGCGACTGACGATGGCCGGCTATATGTCGGCCCCGGGTCTCTTGTGGCACACTTACATACGGGTTTGGCCGCCGAGTCGCCGTGAGGCGGGTGGTGGTTGCAAGGTTCCCCATTCCTTGAGTTGCTGGTGGAATTCGCCGGCATCGTCCACCATCACGCGGTCGAGCAGTCGGCATCGATGCGCTGCAAGCGCACACACTCTCCCGTTAAGCCCGGCTTAGGCGCCGGATTGGATATGGCCGATGGCATGGTCAGGGACGTACCAGTACTAACACCCGCAGCCGCGTCGATTTGTACGTGATGACCTGGGAGCTGCTTCGCATGGCGCTTACACCGACCGGTGTGGCTTTTTGTAGCGTTGAGAAGCAGGAAGCCAGTCATGTTGAGCAGGTTCAGGATTCGCCATACACCAGAGGCACGGACGACTCTCCACCACCTGCTGCTGGATCACCGTCGGGCAGTGCAACGGTGCACTGGAGCGGTCCTTAGAGGCCTCCGAGACCCTCCCTGACCTCCACCGCATGCCTCGGCACAAACAGTTGCCGGTTGACTCGCCTGACCAGGTGCTCTTCACTCCACACGCGATCAGCCTGGCGGCGCCCTTCGTCAAGAACCCGGACTGTCAACAAGCTCAGTCGGTTCGAGGCCTAGTACCCCGACCCTTACGCGGGTTTGATATTCAGCGGCGCCGAACGCAGGCCCATAGTCCCCGTCGGCCATGGCATCTGCGGTTCCTTGCCGTCGACGTGGGAATAATCGGGAATGCGCGTGTGCCATTCCTCGAGGATGAGGCGCAGTTCGAGCCGTGCGAGGTGCGAGCCCAGGCAGCGGTGCGGCCCGCGACCGAACGCGAAGTGCACGGCCTTGCCGTCCACGTGAACCGCGTCGGCGTCGTCGTAGCGGCGCGGATCGCGATTTGCGCTGCCGTAACTGAGCATCACGGTGGTGTCCTTCGGTATGACGCGGCCGGCAACCTCCACCTCTTGGGTGGTGACGCGGGGCGCGAACGGAACGGGACCGTCGACGCGCAGGATGTCCTCGATGAAGGCGGGAATGAGCGAGTAATCGCTGGCTATCCGGCCTCGGAGTTCCGCGTCACCTGCCAGCTTGGCCAGAGAGAAGCCCACCGCCGAGGTCACGGTATCCAGGCCTGCCAGCACGAACATGAAGCACAGGCCCAGAATTTCGTTGTCGTCCATAGCCCCCTCGTCGGTGTCCTGCATCAACTGGCTGAGCATGTCGGTACCGGACGGGTCGGTCCGTCGCGCGGCGATGTGCTCCGTCAGATAGGCGAAGAGTTCCATTGCGTGCGCAAGAACCTCGGGAGTGGCCTCCGAGCTACCGGGGTCGGTGAACTCGAGTATCGAGTCCTTCCACTGCACCAAGCGGTCGCGATCCTCCATGGGCAGTCCGAACAGTGTTAAAAACACCTGGGATGGAAACGGTGTGGCGAGATCGGGCAGAACGTCGCACACGCCTTTCGCCACGATCGCGTCGATCAACTCGCCGGCTTGCCGCCGAAGTTCGGGCTCGCGTTCGGCCATTTTCTTCGGGCTGAAGAACGGGTCGAGCATGCGCCGGTACCTGGTGTGATCGGGCGGATCGATTGCGATAGGGATCATCGGGACGGGACTGCCCAGCCGATCGAACGCCTTGGCCGAAGAGAAGATGTCAGGCCTTTTGGCCGCGAACTCCACCGCGTCGGCGCTGGTGAGCACGATTTCCTCGCCCGCGGCCACCGCCTCCCCCGCGTCCCGCAATTCCCGCCATGCGCACGACCGATCCTGTCCGAACGGAAGCTCGCTGAGGTTCACAGTTCCACTGACTTCCAGCTTGTTCATGGGTGGAGATCCTCTCTGCGCGTTACCGCAAACTTGCACATCCGCAAACACTGTGACAGTAGACTGTCATATATGCGGAAGTATTGTGGACGAATCAGTGAGTGTCAACGATGTGAGCTCACCGAACCGCGTTGTAGTGTCGGTTCACCCGAGGCGGTCGAGGAGGCGGCGTGATGGCACGGGGGGATCGCTCACCACGGGACGCACATGCGGACCGGACACGGAATGCACTACTCGAGGCTGCCCTGAACCTGTTCAGCGTCAACGGTTACGACGACACCACGACGGACCAGATCGCCGAGAGCGCCGGCGTGTCGCCGCGGACGTTCTTTCGCTACTTCCCCACCAAGGAGTCGGTGCTGTTCTTCGGCGAGTACGACTTCATCGACGCCGTCAGCGGCGTGTACCTCGCCCAGCCGGACGAACTGTCCGATTTCGAGGCCATGGCGAACTCGTTCGCACTCCTTGCGCCTGGACTCAAGCGCATCCGTAAGCGAATCGCGCAGTACCGCGAAGCGGTCGCATCGTCGCTGGTGCTGCTCGGGCGTGAGCGCAGGAACCACGAGGCCAACGCCGAGACGGTGGCGAAGGTGATCGCCGAACGGCGCCATCTATCGACTCCGGATGACGAGTGCCAGCTGTTGGCATCGGTCGGGATGCTGCTCGTCGAGCGATCCCTCATCCAGTGGTTGGCCACACCGGGCCGGGGCCTCGACGACATCATCCGCGAGGAGTTCGCCGCACTACCCGTAGTACTGAAATAGCTACCGATCGTCGAACAGCGTCCCGTCGGGACAGCGCCGCGGTGTATCCGGGCCGCAGTATTGCGTGCGCAGATATGACGGGTACGTATCGGTCGGGCCTGCGTAGAGCCCGGCGATGTTGACGGGCACGTCGTATACGCCGATCGCGATCACATGCATGAAACCGGCGACGGCCAGCACCCGTAGCAGTCCCTTGAGCTTCGGCCCGGCCCAGTGCAGAGTCTCGATGCCGGACTCGACCCGGATCTGGCCTTTGCGGTTCCGGAAGAACATCAGCGCTCCGCTCGTGCTCAGCACCAGAGACCACAGGATGGGGCCGTAGAGCGGGATCTGCACGGTTTGCCCCGCCCACAGCGTGACACTCGGAATCGAAGCGGGATAGGCGACCAGCCCGTGATGCACCGCGAAGATCTCCAGCGGGAACTCGATAACGTACACCGCGAGCCAGCCGCAGCAGAACGTGCGAACGGGTCCCAGCGCCGGCCAGCGGCGCCGTGCCCGTCCCATCGCCCAGCGCGCGAGCGATCCCATCGCCAACGGCATCCAGATGTAGATCATCCCGATCATCAACACAGGTTCGGCCATGAACCGGCTGCCGGGACTCAGCGAGCCGGGGACGTTCTCCATCCAGTTGCCGAAGTTCACCAACCCGGCGTTGTAGAACAAAACCGGCTGGAACCAGTTGATCAGGGGATCGTGCCACCAGGCGATCGTCGATCCGATGACGACGGCCGCCTCGATGCAGAGCTGACGCTCGCGCAGGCACTTGCGAACCACGTAGACGATCGCGCCGAGCGCCAGTAGCGGGCAGGCGATCTG is drawn from Mycolicibacterium gilvum and contains these coding sequences:
- a CDS encoding DUF7065 domain-containing protein, with protein sequence MSSGLNPDSERTVRACPDIPAWTENLLFTPYDPVNDVGMWLHLGTVADKWEMWEDRVLIALPEDQGVLSMWAYHRTVAERQPAGANLEFHCEQPFRKWRITFDGYCLRSSYEQMRTGLLVDGPKSHVRMDLEVECATPVWDAASAGEGMAEQSWAREHYEQLIRVTGQVVVDGVAIDFNGVGWRDHSRGPRGADTLRDWGGHVITGAVLPGGRAFGMCRYWARDGHTTLEGAYVVEDGTLRHVDIVSAPPPATLARDGETFSFTLGGGRVIDGVIRSSMWITMADGLPYGVADPVRAYTVGWAEVQWAGETGYSYIERSAMTPSSAR
- a CDS encoding PEP-utilizing enzyme, which gives rise to MPDDSDSAGLTDPIRGRSEPERMWTLTNVGEATPDILSPLCWSLWGGGVELASRAGIYDFGVLPRSELAVPDDPNQWATACFYGRQAMNVDRARELAGLLPGTTGDDFERDLLGSVRADAAPTKSDPTRIPFVLVKAPLAATRQRWAPQRAHDDQMQWWRAQVLPGTPVDASALLTDSIARFTAVMRVHVRTRMILNMLRSQVESISVRLGRSDLVPTLLAGYGGVIETRLADDVWSLGQGQLSVADFLERHGFHGPNEGNVIGHSWRQDPEAVVRIAAVHAGRPETERPRVRAQRAVVARERAEAELLAGLPAWRRPLLRRLMHFTGFQVRSVELTKAGFLTAVDGTRAAAGALGRDLVAAGKLDSPDDTFYLTTEELLGPLPRNARELVAYRRERREAYRAFEVPVTFIGMPEPVGPTGSDNVGDRSDATVRGTPAGPGVVEGTVRVVLDADSDDVLEDGEVLVCKFVDPGWTALVSLAGALVTDIGSPASHGAIVARELGITCVVGTGNGTKVLRTGDVVRVDGSTGEIAVLAASAG
- a CDS encoding TIGR03619 family F420-dependent LLM class oxidoreductase; amino-acid sequence: MRFTVYLPNCMHVAAVTQPWEYELGGQDIVSVARRAEELGYSMVFLPEHFFTPRPHVELSGNHYFDATTAQAFIAGATSTISVGSMVTILPLHNPIIAAKQISTFDWLSDGRAQVTVGVGWLKDEFDAIGVPFNKRGRVMDECLEAMFELWHSDSPSYDGEFVKFNDIAFGPKPVSSPHPTLWMGGDADAVLRRAARFGDGWAPWLTKPDELPAKLDYLRSQPGFDDRPFSVFYSLAVLSIGQEHAIVDDPNAQFGQSAQQVIDNCNMLAERGVTDTWVNPPPVKDFNAYLDHMQWVAEEVMPKVG
- a CDS encoding cytochrome P450 encodes the protein MNKLEVSGTVNLSELPFGQDRSCAWRELRDAGEAVAAGEEIVLTSADAVEFAAKRPDIFSSAKAFDRLGSPVPMIPIAIDPPDHTRYRRMLDPFFSPKKMAEREPELRRQAGELIDAIVAKGVCDVLPDLATPFPSQVFLTLFGLPMEDRDRLVQWKDSILEFTDPGSSEATPEVLAHAMELFAYLTEHIAARRTDPSGTDMLSQLMQDTDEGAMDDNEILGLCFMFVLAGLDTVTSAVGFSLAKLAGDAELRGRIASDYSLIPAFIEDILRVDGPVPFAPRVTTQEVEVAGRVIPKDTTVMLSYGSANRDPRRYDDADAVHVDGKAVHFAFGRGPHRCLGSHLARLELRLILEEWHTRIPDYSHVDGKEPQMPWPTGTMGLRSAPLNIKPA
- a CDS encoding TetR family transcriptional regulator, with amino-acid sequence MARGDRSPRDAHADRTRNALLEAALNLFSVNGYDDTTTDQIAESAGVSPRTFFRYFPTKESVLFFGEYDFIDAVSGVYLAQPDELSDFEAMANSFALLAPGLKRIRKRIAQYREAVASSLVLLGRERRNHEANAETVAKVIAERRHLSTPDDECQLLASVGMLLVERSLIQWLATPGRGLDDIIREEFAALPVVLK
- a CDS encoding spirocyclase AveC family protein; protein product: MTDLKSADEVGGIAPRAAQPQIRTIRPVLFWSAVGAVCIAFATYVYTSWIVSGNAAPVAPGPDPIPGGTQVAIIAFQIACPLLALGAIVYVVRKCLRERQLCIEAAVVIGSTIAWWHDPLINWFQPVLFYNAGLVNFGNWMENVPGSLSPGSRFMAEPVLMIGMIYIWMPLAMGSLARWAMGRARRRWPALGPVRTFCCGWLAVYVIEFPLEIFAVHHGLVAYPASIPSVTLWAGQTVQIPLYGPILWSLVLSTSGALMFFRNRKGQIRVESGIETLHWAGPKLKGLLRVLAVAGFMHVIAIGVYDVPVNIAGLYAGPTDTYPSYLRTQYCGPDTPRRCPDGTLFDDR